A genomic stretch from Sulfurimonas sediminis includes:
- the rplJ gene encoding 50S ribosomal protein L10 has translation MLKSKKAEIIEQLTTSFANTTAVVICDYKGLTVSELEELRKSARAKDTSVQVVKNTLATIALNNAEMSGVEIKDTNIFIWSDDVINAAKIAADFAKDHDKFVIKAGYLDKEPADVAKIEAFAKLPGRDELLGMLAATWMAPITNMAIGIDALRKKKEEEEA, from the coding sequence ATGCTTAAGTCAAAAAAAGCTGAAATAATTGAGCAATTAACTACTTCATTTGCTAATACTACGGCAGTTGTAATATGTGACTACAAAGGTTTAACTGTAAGTGAACTTGAAGAGTTACGTAAATCTGCTCGTGCAAAAGACACAAGTGTTCAGGTTGTTAAAAATACTTTAGCAACAATTGCACTGAATAATGCTGAGATGAGTGGTGTTGAAATCAAAGATACAAATATTTTTATTTGGTCTGATGATGTTATCAATGCTGCTAAAATCGCGGCTGATTTCGCTAAAGATCATGACAAGTTCGTGATTAAAGCCGGTTATTTGGATAAAGAACCTGCAGACGTAGCTAAAATCGAGGCATTCGCCAAACTTCCTGGTCGTGATGAGCTTCTCGGTATGCTTGCTGCAACATGGATGGCCCCAATCACCAATATGGCAATTGGAATCGATGCTTTACGCAAAAAGAAAGAAGAAGAGGAAGCTTAG
- the rplL gene encoding 50S ribosomal protein L7/L12, which produces MAVTKEDVLEFISGLSVLELSELVKEFEEKFGVSAQPVAVAGVAGDAGGAAAEQTEFNVVLTDVGAKKIGVIKAVRALTGLGLKEAKEACESLPSTIKEGVDKETAEEAKAALEEAGATVEVK; this is translated from the coding sequence ATGGCTGTAACTAAAGAAGACGTATTAGAATTTATTTCTGGTTTATCTGTTCTTGAGCTTTCTGAGCTTGTAAAAGAATTTGAAGAAAAATTTGGTGTTTCTGCACAACCTGTTGCTGTTGCTGGTGTTGCCGGTGATGCTGGTGGAGCTGCTGCTGAGCAGACTGAATTTAATGTTGTATTGACTGATGTTGGTGCGAAAAAAATCGGTGTTATTAAAGCGGTTCGTGCATTAACTGGTCTTGGACTCAAAGAAGCGAAAGAAGCATGTGAAAGCTTACCGTCTACAATCAAAGAGGGTGTAGATAAAGAAACTGCTGAAGAAGCAAAAGCTGCTTTAGAAGAAGCTGGTGCTACAGTAGAAGTTAAGTAA
- a CDS encoding 3',5'-cyclic-nucleotide phosphodiesterase, with protein sequence MYENSIKILGAYGTKAKGFGTTSFMLDAGTVIDAGNLLNALAENSLHVEYIYLTHSHLDHISDIAYIVDNYFLQRRKTLHIIGLPQTIQALKKHFFNDTIWPDFSKIPLEGSEEMSIRYRDIYCNERYTLNNKTTIMPIETDHTVPSCGYIYKVNNRGVLITADTLSLENIINRLDNDREIKSLVVECSFPSSMENLAKVSKHLTPKLLFEALQKLQRDDMRLYINHIKPSYLKEITEEIEEFGGNFRPIILKDGDFINF encoded by the coding sequence ATGTATGAAAACAGTATAAAAATTTTAGGTGCCTATGGAACAAAAGCCAAAGGTTTTGGCACAACATCCTTTATGTTGGATGCCGGAACTGTGATAGATGCCGGAAATCTTCTAAATGCTTTGGCCGAGAACTCTTTACATGTAGAGTATATTTATTTAACACATTCTCACCTTGATCATATATCTGATATAGCCTATATTGTAGACAACTATTTTTTACAAAGAAGAAAAACTTTGCATATCATAGGCTTGCCCCAAACCATACAGGCATTAAAAAAACATTTTTTTAATGACACAATATGGCCGGATTTTTCCAAAATTCCTTTGGAGGGCTCAGAAGAAATGAGCATCAGGTACCGTGATATATATTGTAACGAGAGATATACACTTAATAACAAAACAACTATTATGCCAATTGAAACTGACCATACGGTTCCGAGTTGTGGCTATATTTATAAAGTAAACAACAGAGGCGTACTTATAACGGCAGATACACTCTCTCTTGAAAATATTATAAACAGATTGGACAATGACAGAGAAATAAAGTCGCTTGTTGTTGAATGCTCTTTTCCCTCAAGTATGGAAAACTTAGCAAAAGTAAGCAAACATCTGACACCAAAACTGCTTTTTGAAGCATTGCAGAAATTACAAAGAGATGATATGAGACTCTATATTAACCATATAAAACCGTCATATTTAAAAGAGATTACTGAAGAAATAGAAGAGTTTGGGGGAAATTTTAGGCCAATTATACTAAAAGACGGTGATTTTATAAATTTCTGA
- a CDS encoding YaaA family protein — protein MLKILFSPSEGKKSGGREKEKDLFGAPNARKEILDAYNTVVLSGNEEKIKQLFGFKKFGECRSYINDIYNSPLMCAIERYQGVAYDYLKYDELNENAQEHLKNNTLIFSNLYGPVLGGDVIANYKVKQGNTVGDIAPDKFYKERFSYQLDLYLGGHDILDLRAGYYNKFYKLTQPHTTLKFLKNGKTVSHWAKAYRGIVLREIAKAGVNSLDDFMKLEIENLQVHEITEQKLKKEIVYNIIE, from the coding sequence ATGTTAAAAATATTATTTTCTCCATCAGAAGGGAAAAAGAGCGGCGGAAGGGAAAAGGAAAAAGATCTTTTTGGTGCGCCAAATGCCAGGAAAGAAATTTTGGACGCTTATAATACTGTAGTATTAAGCGGTAATGAAGAGAAGATAAAACAACTTTTTGGTTTTAAAAAATTCGGTGAATGCCGGTCTTACATAAACGATATATACAATTCTCCTTTGATGTGTGCGATAGAACGCTATCAGGGTGTAGCCTATGACTACCTGAAATATGATGAACTCAATGAAAATGCGCAAGAGCATCTTAAAAACAATACCCTTATATTTTCAAATCTTTACGGTCCTGTACTCGGTGGTGATGTGATTGCAAACTATAAAGTCAAACAGGGAAACACTGTCGGTGATATTGCACCGGATAAATTTTACAAAGAACGATTTTCCTACCAGCTTGATTTATATCTTGGGGGGCATGATATTTTAGATTTACGGGCAGGCTATTATAATAAATTTTACAAACTCACGCAACCGCATACAACACTGAAATTTTTAAAAAACGGAAAAACAGTTTCACACTGGGCAAAAGCCTATCGGGGCATTGTTTTGCGTGAAATTGCAAAAGCCGGTGTAAATTCTCTGGATGATTTTATGAAACTTGAGATAGAAAATTTGCAGGTTCACGAGATTACAGAGCAAAAATTAAAAAAAGAAATTGTTTACAATATAATAGAATAG
- the nusG gene encoding transcription termination/antitermination protein NusG has protein sequence MAHQWYSIQTYGSDRTVRDAIFNMIKEHGLEEHITDVIVPTEDVIEVKDGKKKVSERSLYSGYVFARIDLNTEIQHMIQSIPKVSGFIGEGNTPTPLSEHDINVILDRVNNRAAPKPKVFFDNGETVRIIDGPFANFTGTVDEYDLEHGTLKLNVSIFGRATPVDISYTQVEKII, from the coding sequence ATGGCACATCAATGGTACTCTATACAGACCTATGGCAGTGACAGAACAGTGAGAGATGCAATCTTTAATATGATAAAAGAACATGGTTTAGAAGAGCATATTACAGATGTAATAGTTCCTACAGAGGATGTTATTGAAGTAAAAGACGGAAAGAAAAAGGTGAGTGAAAGATCTCTGTATTCCGGTTATGTGTTTGCCCGCATAGATTTAAACACAGAAATTCAGCATATGATTCAGTCAATACCAAAAGTATCAGGTTTTATCGGGGAAGGAAACACGCCTACACCTTTGAGCGAACATGACATTAATGTTATTTTGGACCGTGTGAACAACCGTGCTGCTCCAAAACCAAAAGTATTTTTTGATAATGGTGAAACGGTACGTATTATTGACGGGCCTTTTGCCAACTTTACGGGAACTGTTGATGAGTATGACCTTGAACACGGTACTCTTAAGCTGAATGTTTCAATCTTTGGTAGAGCTACTCCTGTAGATATTTCTTACACACAGGTAGAAAAAATAATCTAA
- a CDS encoding PAS domain-containing protein — MNKIVPRNNEITLSEDEFIVSKTDTKGKILYGNKIFIKISGYEEKELLGQPHSILRHPDMPKVIFKLLWERLQAKKEIFAYVKNLSKDGSYYWVLANVTVTLGENGNVIDYHSVRRKPSAKAMAVIPELYAQLLQEEKRSGMAGSEQMLDALLHEKRTGYDDFIFHLQH; from the coding sequence GTGAATAAAATTGTTCCGAGAAATAATGAAATAACACTCTCAGAAGATGAGTTTATAGTTTCTAAAACTGATACAAAAGGAAAAATTCTTTACGGGAATAAAATTTTTATAAAGATTTCCGGTTATGAAGAAAAAGAGTTGCTAGGCCAGCCCCACTCAATACTGAGACATCCTGATATGCCTAAGGTTATCTTTAAACTGCTGTGGGAGAGACTGCAGGCAAAGAAAGAGATATTTGCCTATGTGAAAAATCTCTCAAAAGACGGTTCCTATTACTGGGTGTTGGCAAATGTCACAGTCACTTTAGGGGAAAATGGAAATGTTATTGATTATCATTCTGTAAGGCGTAAGCCCTCTGCCAAGGCAATGGCGGTCATTCCTGAACTGTATGCACAGTTGCTGCAAGAAGAAAAAAGATCGGGAATGGCTGGCTCCGAACAAATGCTTGACGCACTACTCCATGAAAAAAGGACAGGGTATGACGATTTTATCTTCCATTTACAGCACTAA
- the rplA gene encoding 50S ribosomal protein L1, whose protein sequence is MSKRYKQLLEKIDKTKSYGVEEASATVKDLKSAKFDETVEIAMNLNVDPRHADQMVRGAVVLPHGTGKTVRVAVFAKGAKADEAKAAGADIVGTDDLVAQIKEGVFNFDVVVAAPDCMGLVGQIGRILGPKGLMPNPKTGTVTPDVATAVKNVKGGQVNFRVDKKGNIHAGIGKASFEASQIAENLTTFLVAINKQKPASAKGRYIKNAALSLTMSPAVKLDVIELADIK, encoded by the coding sequence ATGAGCAAAAGATATAAACAATTATTAGAAAAAATTGACAAAACAAAATCATATGGTGTAGAAGAAGCTTCTGCAACAGTAAAAGATTTAAAAAGTGCAAAGTTTGACGAAACAGTTGAAATTGCAATGAACTTAAATGTAGATCCTCGTCACGCTGACCAAATGGTTCGTGGTGCTGTCGTTCTTCCTCACGGAACCGGTAAAACAGTTCGTGTAGCTGTATTTGCCAAAGGTGCCAAAGCTGATGAAGCAAAAGCCGCCGGTGCAGATATCGTTGGAACTGATGATTTGGTTGCACAAATCAAAGAAGGTGTATTTAACTTTGATGTTGTTGTTGCTGCACCTGACTGTATGGGTCTTGTAGGTCAGATTGGTCGTATTCTTGGGCCAAAAGGATTGATGCCAAATCCTAAAACGGGAACTGTAACACCTGATGTTGCAACAGCTGTAAAAAATGTCAAAGGCGGACAGGTTAACTTTAGAGTTGATAAAAAAGGTAATATCCATGCCGGTATAGGCAAAGCAAGCTTTGAAGCTTCTCAAATTGCTGAGAATTTAACTACTTTTCTTGTAGCCATCAACAAGCAAAAACCTGCCTCTGCAAAAGGGCGTTATATTAAAAATGCAGCATTGAGTTTAACTATGAGTCCTGCGGTTAAACTTGATGTTATAGAGTTGGCAGATATTAAATAA
- the tuf gene encoding elongation factor Tu gives MAKEKFERNKPHVNIGTIGHVDHGKTTLTAAITAVLAVKNDAKFMDYDAIDNAPEERERGITIATSHVEYETDNRHYAHVDCPGHADYVKNMITGAAQMDGAILVVSAADGPMPQTREHILLSKQVGVPYIVVFMNKEDMVDDEELLELVEMEIRELLDMYEFPGDDTPITAGSALKALEEAKAGTLGEWSEKIVELMKTVDEYIPEPERETDKDFLMPVEDVFSISGRGTVVTGRIERGIIKVGEEVEIVGIRDTQKTTVTGVEMFRKEMEQGEAGDNCGILVRGIAKDEVERGQVLCKPGTITPHTKFTAEIYVLSKDEGGRHTPFFNGYRPQFYVRTTDVTGAITLPEGTEMVMPGDNVSITAELIHPIAMEKGTKFAIREGGRTVGAGVVAEILA, from the coding sequence ATGGCAAAAGAAAAGTTTGAACGTAACAAACCCCATGTTAACATCGGTACAATTGGTCACGTTGACCACGGTAAAACAACATTAACAGCAGCTATTACTGCAGTACTTGCAGTTAAAAATGATGCAAAATTTATGGATTATGATGCAATCGATAATGCACCTGAAGAAAGAGAGCGTGGTATTACTATCGCTACTTCACACGTAGAGTATGAAACAGACAACCGTCACTATGCACACGTTGACTGTCCTGGTCACGCGGATTATGTTAAAAACATGATTACTGGTGCTGCACAAATGGACGGTGCTATTCTTGTTGTTTCTGCAGCGGATGGCCCAATGCCACAAACTCGTGAGCACATCCTTCTTTCAAAACAAGTTGGTGTTCCGTACATCGTTGTTTTCATGAACAAAGAAGATATGGTTGATGATGAAGAGTTGTTAGAGCTAGTTGAAATGGAAATCCGTGAACTGCTTGACATGTATGAATTCCCGGGTGATGACACTCCAATCACTGCAGGTTCAGCATTAAAAGCTCTTGAAGAAGCAAAAGCAGGTACTTTGGGTGAATGGTCTGAAAAGATTGTTGAGCTTATGAAAACTGTTGATGAGTACATTCCTGAACCAGAACGTGAAACTGACAAAGATTTCTTGATGCCTGTTGAAGATGTTTTCTCAATCTCTGGTCGTGGTACAGTTGTTACTGGACGTATCGAGCGTGGTATTATCAAAGTTGGTGAAGAAGTAGAAATCGTTGGTATCCGTGATACACAAAAAACTACTGTAACTGGTGTTGAAATGTTCCGTAAAGAAATGGAGCAAGGTGAAGCCGGTGACAACTGTGGTATTCTTGTTCGTGGTATTGCGAAAGATGAAGTTGAGCGTGGTCAAGTACTTTGTAAGCCGGGTACAATTACACCTCACACTAAATTTACTGCAGAAATCTATGTTCTGAGTAAAGATGAGGGTGGTCGTCATACTCCATTCTTTAATGGTTATCGTCCACAGTTCTATGTACGTACTACAGACGTTACTGGAGCAATCACTTTACCAGAAGGTACTGAGATGGTAATGCCAGGTGATAACGTAAGTATTACTGCTGAGTTAATTCACCCAATTGCAATGGAAAAAGGTACTAAGTTCGCTATCCGTGAGGGTGGACGTACAGTTGGTGCCGGTGTTGTTGCAGAGATTCTTGCATAA
- the rpmG gene encoding 50S ribosomal protein L33, translated as MREAIHLGCEKCTRRNYHTTKNKKTHTEKFSVRKYCKWCKEHTIHKEMKL; from the coding sequence ATGAGAGAAGCAATACACTTAGGTTGTGAGAAATGTACAAGACGTAATTATCACACAACAAAAAACAAAAAGACTCACACTGAGAAATTTTCAGTACGTAAATACTGTAAATGGTGTAAAGAGCACACAATTCACAAAGAGATGAAACTGTAA
- the rplK gene encoding 50S ribosomal protein L11, which translates to MAKKVMDYIKLQIEAGKANPAPPVGPALGQRGVNIMEFCKAFNEKTKDKMGFKVPVIITVYNDRSFSFVTKQPPASELLMKAAGLKKGSDNPLKNKVGSLTRAQLMEVVEAKIEDLNTDDKEMAANTLAGSARSIGIEIKD; encoded by the coding sequence ATGGCAAAAAAAGTCATGGATTATATCAAGCTACAAATAGAAGCTGGTAAAGCTAACCCGGCTCCACCAGTAGGACCTGCATTAGGACAACGTGGTGTTAATATCATGGAATTCTGTAAAGCATTCAATGAAAAAACAAAAGATAAAATGGGATTCAAAGTTCCTGTTATTATTACAGTTTACAATGACAGAAGTTTTTCTTTTGTTACAAAACAACCACCTGCTTCTGAACTTTTAATGAAAGCAGCCGGACTGAAAAAAGGGAGTGACAACCCTCTTAAAAACAAAGTAGGGTCACTAACTCGTGCACAGCTTATGGAAGTTGTAGAAGCTAAAATCGAAGATTTAAATACTGACGACAAAGAGATGGCTGCAAATACTTTGGCAGGTTCTGCTCGTTCAATCGGTATAGAAATTAAAGACTAG
- a CDS encoding thioredoxin family protein, giving the protein MNTIETIEQTIQENLAVMLYFSAPTCNVCHALKPKLLEAIDRNFKEFTIVTVDISVEQEIAAHFSVFAIPTVLVFLDGREFLRKSRHMSVDEVIREIRRPYEIMIS; this is encoded by the coding sequence ATGAACACAATAGAAACAATAGAACAAACAATACAAGAAAATCTGGCAGTGATGCTCTACTTCTCTGCGCCTACATGTAACGTATGCCATGCACTCAAGCCAAAACTGCTCGAAGCGATAGATAGAAATTTCAAAGAATTTACCATTGTAACTGTTGATATTTCAGTTGAACAGGAAATAGCGGCACATTTCAGTGTTTTTGCAATTCCTACGGTACTCGTTTTTTTAGACGGCAGAGAATTTTTGCGAAAATCCCGTCATATGAGTGTGGATGAAGTTATTCGGGAAATTCGCCGTCCTTATGAAATTATGATCTCTTAA
- a CDS encoding TrmH family RNA methyltransferase: MKDSQEYKEKKAFFEKIITLYGRNVVVEILQDSSIEIHKLHLADSNKPDGAIKKILLLAKERGIEIVKHNKAALSRISKNAKQDQGVAIDIVSKTYLHVNKIKELQQYRLIALDGIQNPQNLGMIIRSCAAGNIDGVILPKRNSAKISPLVVKASAGTLFKLPVYFCNTLEEILPQLQEAKIYSLSSHAKTALNDIREEKKTVYVLGNENEGVSDTVEKLCNDSVSIPMNRGVESLNVAVTASLIAFKA, encoded by the coding sequence ATGAAAGACTCTCAAGAGTATAAAGAAAAAAAAGCTTTTTTTGAAAAAATCATTACCCTGTATGGAAGGAATGTCGTTGTAGAAATACTCCAAGACAGTTCGATTGAAATTCATAAACTGCATCTGGCTGATTCAAACAAACCTGACGGAGCAATAAAAAAGATTCTTCTGCTTGCAAAAGAACGTGGGATTGAAATAGTCAAACACAATAAAGCCGCTCTTTCACGCATAAGTAAAAATGCAAAACAGGATCAGGGAGTAGCCATTGATATAGTTTCTAAAACATATTTACATGTAAACAAAATAAAAGAACTGCAGCAATACAGACTCATTGCACTTGACGGTATACAAAATCCGCAAAATTTAGGAATGATTATACGCTCGTGTGCTGCAGGAAATATTGACGGTGTCATTCTGCCAAAGAGAAACTCGGCAAAAATTTCCCCTCTTGTTGTCAAAGCAAGTGCCGGCACTCTTTTTAAACTGCCTGTCTACTTTTGTAATACACTTGAAGAGATATTGCCGCAACTTCAAGAAGCAAAAATCTATTCCCTCTCCTCCCATGCAAAAACTGCTCTCAACGATATCAGAGAAGAGAAAAAAACCGTCTATGTTTTGGGGAATGAGAACGAAGGCGTCAGTGATACAGTGGAAAAACTCTGCAATGATTCTGTCTCTATTCCCATGAACAGAGGTGTAGAATCTCTCAACGTTGCCGTTACGGCATCACTGATTGCCTTTAAAGCGTAA
- the secE gene encoding preprotein translocase subunit SecE: protein MNLSKVISNARLELSKVIFPTKSQVKQAYIAVVIVVSAIAAFLALVDLLMSSVMSAILG, encoded by the coding sequence ATGAATTTAAGTAAAGTAATAAGTAACGCAAGACTGGAACTGAGCAAAGTTATCTTTCCTACAAAAAGTCAGGTAAAACAGGCGTATATAGCAGTTGTTATTGTAGTATCTGCAATAGCGGCATTTCTTGCATTGGTTGACTTGCTTATGTCATCTGTTATGTCTGCAATTTTAGGTTAA